A window of Vidua macroura isolate BioBank_ID:100142 chromosome 22, ASM2450914v1, whole genome shotgun sequence contains these coding sequences:
- the RNF214 gene encoding RING finger protein 214 isoform X2 has product MALEQAQVDGPDPPRLCEPGPAAPPGSGSPLSAPESPSEPGPGGDAEPAAGPGPGGDAEPGAGGAEAAGQSGAAAEEPDEEAAPGRPSQNIAVQTDFKAADADVNTDQDIEKNLDKMMSERALLKERYQEVLDKQRQVENQLQVQLKQLQQRREEEMKNHQEILKAIQDVTIKREETKKKMEKEKKEFLQKEQDLKAEIEKLCEKGRRLLKEQEEKENKIASLIAEQSDEKQLWEMELDKLKNQHNEINRNILEETERAWKAEILSLESRKELLVLKLEEAEKEAELHLTYLKSAPPTLETMRPKQEWEMRLNRIRMTKQSVRDQFNDHIQMVRNGTKLSSLPQIPTPTLPPPPSETDFMLTAFQPNPSLAPRLPFPIGPVPVPMVMPSADPRALSFPLLNPAMSRPNQPSPPLPASQGRSSPVVASLMGTHSPHMPPAAPIPPPPGLGGVSAAPEFHRPQPADKLEKLLEKLLTRFPQCNKAQLTNILQQIKTARRTMAGLTMEELNQLVAAKLAEQQERAAAGAQPLGRIRAPMFSAPLPQISTPMFLPPAQVAYPGAASHTPAACKLCLMCQKLVQPGDLHPMACSHVLHKECIKFWAQTNTNDTCPFCPSLK; this is encoded by the exons ATGGCGCTGGAACAGGCGCAGGTCGACGGCCCCGACCCGCCGCGCCTCTGCGAGCCCgggcccgccgcgccgcccggcAG CGGGAGCCCGCTCTCCGCCCCGGAGAGCCCCAGCGagcccgggcccggcggggacGCGGAGCCCGcggccggccccggccccggcggcgaTGCGGAgcccggggccggcggcgcggAGGCCGCGGGGCAGAGCGGAGCGGCGGCCGAGGAGCCCGACGAGGAGGCGGCCCCGGGCAGGCCGTCGCAGAACATCGCGGTGCAG ACTGACTTCAAGGCGGCCGATGCGGATGTGAACACGGACCAGGACATCGAGAAGAACCTG GACAAGATGATGTCCGAGCGGGCCTTGCTGAAGGAGCGCTACCAGGAGGTGTTGGACAAACAGAGGCAGGTGGAGAAtcagctgcaggtgcagcttaagcagctccagcagcggagggaagaggagatgaAAAACCACCAG GAGATCCTGAAAGCCATTCAGGATGTTACGATTAAGCGAGAAGAGACTaagaaaaagatggagaaagaaaagaaagaattcctGCAGAAAGAGCAGGATCTCAAAGCTGAAATTGAGAAACTCTGTGAGAAAGGCAGAAG GTtgctgaaggagcaggaggagaaggagaacaAGATTGCCTCTCTGATCGCAGAGCAGTCTGATGAGAA gcagctgtgggagaTGGAGCTGGACAAGCTGAAGAACCAGCACAATGAAATCAACAGGAACATTCTTGAGGAGACAGAGCGGGCCTGGAAAGCAGAG ATCCTGTCCCTGGAGAGCcggaaggagctgctggtgttGAAActagaagaagcagaaaaagaagcagagctACACCTCACCTACCTCAA GTCTGCGCCACCCACGCTGGAGACCATGAGGCCAAAGCAGGAGTGGGAGATGAGGCTGAACAGGATACGTATGACCAAGCAAAGCGTCCGA GATCAGTTCAACGACCACATCCAGATGGTGAGGAATGGCACGAAGCTGAGCAGCCTCCCCCAGATCCCGACGCCGACGCTGCCTCCTCCGCCTTCGGAA acaGATTTCATGCTGACGGCATTCCAGCCCAACCCATCCCTGGCTCCCCGGCTCCCCTTCCCCATCGGGCCCGTCCCCGTGCCCATGGTGATGCCGAGCGCCGATCCCCGGGCGCTCTCCTTCCCTCTACTGAACCCCGCCATGTCCAGGCCCAACCAGccctccccacccctgcccGCTTCCCAAGGAAGGAGCAGCCCGGTGGTGGCGTCGCTGATGGGCACGCACAGCCCCCACATGCCCCCCGCTGCCCCCATCCCTCCTCCGCCCGGCCTGGGCGGGGTGAGCGCCGCCCCCGAGTTCCACAGGCCCCAGCCGGCCGAcaagctggagaagctgctggagaagctgctgacTCGGTTTCCACAGTGCAACAA GGCCCAGCTGACCAACATCCTGCAGCAGATCAAGACTGCCCGGAGGACCATGGCCGGCCTGACCATGGAGGAGCTGAACCAGCTGGTGGCAGCCAAGCTGGCGGAGCAGCAGGAGCGGGCAGCGGCCGGCGCTCAG cctctgggccGGATCAGGGCCCCCATGTTCTCTGCTCCCCTGCCTCAGATCAGCACACCCATGTTCCTGCCCCCGGCCCAGGTCGCTTACCCGGGAGCAGCGTCACAC ACCCCAGCTGCCTGTAAGCTGTGTCTGATGTGCCAGAAGCTCGTGCAGCCCGGTGACCTTCACCCCATGGCCTGCTCACATGTGCTGCACAAGGAG
- the RNF214 gene encoding RING finger protein 214 isoform X1, which yields MALEQAQVDGPDPPRLCEPGPAAPPGSGSPLSAPESPSEPGPGGDAEPAAGPGPGGDAEPGAGGAEAAGQSGAAAEEPDEEAAPGRPSQNIAVQTDFKAADADVNTDQDIEKNLDKMMSERALLKERYQEVLDKQRQVENQLQVQLKQLQQRREEEMKNHQEILKAIQDVTIKREETKKKMEKEKKEFLQKEQDLKAEIEKLCEKGRRLLKEQEEKENKIASLIAEQSDEKQLWEMELDKLKNQHNEINRNILEETERAWKAEILSLESRKELLVLKLEEAEKEAELHLTYLNCACRSAPPTLETMRPKQEWEMRLNRIRMTKQSVRDQFNDHIQMVRNGTKLSSLPQIPTPTLPPPPSETDFMLTAFQPNPSLAPRLPFPIGPVPVPMVMPSADPRALSFPLLNPAMSRPNQPSPPLPASQGRSSPVVASLMGTHSPHMPPAAPIPPPPGLGGVSAAPEFHRPQPADKLEKLLEKLLTRFPQCNKAQLTNILQQIKTARRTMAGLTMEELNQLVAAKLAEQQERAAAGAQPLGRIRAPMFSAPLPQISTPMFLPPAQVAYPGAASHTPAACKLCLMCQKLVQPGDLHPMACSHVLHKECIKFWAQTNTNDTCPFCPSLK from the exons ATGGCGCTGGAACAGGCGCAGGTCGACGGCCCCGACCCGCCGCGCCTCTGCGAGCCCgggcccgccgcgccgcccggcAG CGGGAGCCCGCTCTCCGCCCCGGAGAGCCCCAGCGagcccgggcccggcggggacGCGGAGCCCGcggccggccccggccccggcggcgaTGCGGAgcccggggccggcggcgcggAGGCCGCGGGGCAGAGCGGAGCGGCGGCCGAGGAGCCCGACGAGGAGGCGGCCCCGGGCAGGCCGTCGCAGAACATCGCGGTGCAG ACTGACTTCAAGGCGGCCGATGCGGATGTGAACACGGACCAGGACATCGAGAAGAACCTG GACAAGATGATGTCCGAGCGGGCCTTGCTGAAGGAGCGCTACCAGGAGGTGTTGGACAAACAGAGGCAGGTGGAGAAtcagctgcaggtgcagcttaagcagctccagcagcggagggaagaggagatgaAAAACCACCAG GAGATCCTGAAAGCCATTCAGGATGTTACGATTAAGCGAGAAGAGACTaagaaaaagatggagaaagaaaagaaagaattcctGCAGAAAGAGCAGGATCTCAAAGCTGAAATTGAGAAACTCTGTGAGAAAGGCAGAAG GTtgctgaaggagcaggaggagaaggagaacaAGATTGCCTCTCTGATCGCAGAGCAGTCTGATGAGAA gcagctgtgggagaTGGAGCTGGACAAGCTGAAGAACCAGCACAATGAAATCAACAGGAACATTCTTGAGGAGACAGAGCGGGCCTGGAAAGCAGAG ATCCTGTCCCTGGAGAGCcggaaggagctgctggtgttGAAActagaagaagcagaaaaagaagcagagctACACCTCACCTACCTCAA CTGTGCTTGCAGGTCTGCGCCACCCACGCTGGAGACCATGAGGCCAAAGCAGGAGTGGGAGATGAGGCTGAACAGGATACGTATGACCAAGCAAAGCGTCCGA GATCAGTTCAACGACCACATCCAGATGGTGAGGAATGGCACGAAGCTGAGCAGCCTCCCCCAGATCCCGACGCCGACGCTGCCTCCTCCGCCTTCGGAA acaGATTTCATGCTGACGGCATTCCAGCCCAACCCATCCCTGGCTCCCCGGCTCCCCTTCCCCATCGGGCCCGTCCCCGTGCCCATGGTGATGCCGAGCGCCGATCCCCGGGCGCTCTCCTTCCCTCTACTGAACCCCGCCATGTCCAGGCCCAACCAGccctccccacccctgcccGCTTCCCAAGGAAGGAGCAGCCCGGTGGTGGCGTCGCTGATGGGCACGCACAGCCCCCACATGCCCCCCGCTGCCCCCATCCCTCCTCCGCCCGGCCTGGGCGGGGTGAGCGCCGCCCCCGAGTTCCACAGGCCCCAGCCGGCCGAcaagctggagaagctgctggagaagctgctgacTCGGTTTCCACAGTGCAACAA GGCCCAGCTGACCAACATCCTGCAGCAGATCAAGACTGCCCGGAGGACCATGGCCGGCCTGACCATGGAGGAGCTGAACCAGCTGGTGGCAGCCAAGCTGGCGGAGCAGCAGGAGCGGGCAGCGGCCGGCGCTCAG cctctgggccGGATCAGGGCCCCCATGTTCTCTGCTCCCCTGCCTCAGATCAGCACACCCATGTTCCTGCCCCCGGCCCAGGTCGCTTACCCGGGAGCAGCGTCACAC ACCCCAGCTGCCTGTAAGCTGTGTCTGATGTGCCAGAAGCTCGTGCAGCCCGGTGACCTTCACCCCATGGCCTGCTCACATGTGCTGCACAAGGAG